The Oryza glaberrima chromosome 9, OglaRS2, whole genome shotgun sequence genome includes a window with the following:
- the LOC127784733 gene encoding uncharacterized protein LOC127784733, producing the protein MAASSSSAAAAALSPAISLHLLRPLPCRAVLLSRQRRPFPSPRAGCLAAVRAQRRWLRSPEIGRWRRRGGYACLSFNSGNKPPPPSSENSDEWPILRRWDVPWEWQTVVLTMVSCGVSFVLTGLVEQSVLTYVGFRAVEATVDQKAEILFLGQLSVTAVVLGVVYGITNTFRPLPDDIFRYDIKEPFKLQNGWLLWAGVGLFGAIISIALVGVAMTYLNGEPPERETDSLVLLLPLIGSSSASTAFLVGITGVLAPILEETVFRGFLMVSLTKWFPTPVCILVSAALFAFAHLTPGQFPQLFILGVALGFSYAQTHNLLTPITIHAFWNSGVILLLTFLQLQGYDIKELLGAS; encoded by the exons ATggcggcctcctcgtcgtcggcggcggcggcggcgttgtcgcCGGCGATCTCTCTTCACCTGCTCCGGCCGCTCCCATGCAGAGCCGTACTCCTGTCCAGGCAACGGAGGCCATTTCCATCGCCAAGAGCTGGCTGCCTGGCGGCGGTAAGAGCTCAGCGGCGGTGGCTCCGGTCGCCGGAGATcggccggtggaggaggcgcggggGCTACGCCTGCCTCTCCTTCAACTCCGGCAacaagccgcctccgccttccaGTGAG AATTCAGACGAATGGCCAATCCTTCGCCGATGGGATGTGCCGTGGGAGTGGCAGACGGTGGTGCTCACCATGGTGAGCTGTGGAGTAAG CTTTGTTCTGACAGGATTGGTTGAGCAATCGGTTTTGACGTATGTGGGGTTTAGAGCTGTCGAGGCAACGGTAGATCAGAAGGCAGAAATACTTTTCCTTGGACAACT TAGCGTGACAGCAGTTGTGCTGGGTGTTGTATATGGCATCACCAATACCTTCCGACCACTGCCAGATGATATATTTCGTTATG ATATTAAAGAACCATTCAAGCTTCAAAATGGCTGGCTTCTGTGGGCTGGAGTTGGTCTCTTTGGCGCTATAATTTCTATTGCTTTAGTTGGGGTTGCTATGACTTATCTGAATGGTGAACCTCCAGAAAGAGAG actgACTCGTTAGTTCTTTTATTGCCATTAATCGGCTCATCAAGTGCCAG CACTGCTTTTCTGGTGGGCATTACTGGAGTTCTAGCACCAATTCTGGAGGAGACTGTGTTTCGAGGATTTTTAATGGTGTCCTTGACTAAGTG GTTTCCTACTCCAGTTTGCATACTTGTCAGTGCTGCTCTATTTGCCTTTGCTCATCTGACACCTGGACAATTCCCACAGTTGTTTATACTTG GTGTTGCGTTGGGTTTTTCATATGCTCAAACCCATAATCTTCTAACTCCTATCACAATACATGCATTTTGGAACTCGGGAGTAATATTACTGTTAACCTTTCTTCAG CTGCAAGGGTATGATATCAAGGAGCTTTTGGGAGCATCTTGA
- the LOC127784734 gene encoding uncharacterized protein LOC127784734 isoform X1 — translation MKDHLMVNVDDLMAPECFETTGAAKNSSGEAAAQAPTTVHTFLAVGESMAPEEEPLLQLVECRICQEEDSIKNLESPCACTGSLKYAHRACVQRWCNEKGDVTCEICHEPYEHGYTAPTRPHPDETTIDISGGWTITGTAFDLHDPRILAVAQNHIMEAEYDDYSATNASTAAFCRSAALVLMALLLLRHALTLTDEDDDDTSAMFSLFLLRAAGFLLPFYIMAWAVSILQRRRQRQEAAALAATEVAFILQSGQGTGVHFTIAPDSPTTPQHEPQP, via the exons aTGAAGGATCATCTAATGGTAAATGTTGATGATCTAATGGCGCCTGAATGCTTTGAGACCACTGGGGCAGCCAAGAATTCATCAGGGGAAGCCGCTGCGCAGGCACCCACTACAGTGCATACCTTTTTGGCAGTTGGAGAAAGCATGGCCCCTGAAGAAGAACCTCTTCTGCAGTTGGTGGAATGTCGCATTTGTCAGGAGGAAGACAGTATAAAAAATCTGGAGAGCCCATGTGCCTGTACTGGCAGTCTAAAG tATGCTCATCGGGCTTGTGTGCAACGATGGTGCAATGAGAAAGGAGATGTAACGTGTGAAATTTGTCATGAG CCATATGAACACGGTTACACTGCACCTACTAGGCCTCATCCTGATGAAACTACCATTGACATCAG TGGTGGCTGGACCATTACTGGTACTGCATTTGACTTGCATGATCCTAGGATCCTTGCAGTTGCACAGAACCACATTATGGAAGCTGAATACGATGATTACTCTGCCACAAATGCCAGCACTGCTGCTTTTTGTCGCTCTGCTGCTCTAGTT TTAATGGCTCTGTTATTATTGAGACATGCGCTGACTCTaactgatgaagatgacgatgataCTTCTGCAATGTTTTCA CTTTTTCTATTGCGTGCTGCTGGATTTCTGCTACCATTCTATATAATGGCTTGGGCAGTGAGTATCTTGCAGCGCCGCAGACAGCGACAG GAGGCGGCTGCCTTAGCAGCAACTGAGGTGGCATTCATTCTTCAGTCTGGGCAAGGAACCGGAGTGCATTTCACCATTGCACCGGATTCGCCCACCACACCGCAGCACGAGCCACAGCCTTGA
- the LOC127784218 gene encoding uncharacterized protein LOC127784218 translates to MHTMGKSPALPLYYLLITLLVFYFLIVPSNAIPLSRVQRLHLQESSEMPLVRGSTAKPKTEMERPVVALEEDAMINARMALETQDYAPSGPNNHHKPPGWS, encoded by the exons ATGCATACAATGGGGAAATCACCAGCACTACCACTCTACTATCTTCTTATCACCTTGTTGGTGTTCTACTTCTTGATTGTTCCTTCCAATGCTATACCTCTCTCAA GAGTGCAAAGGCTGCACTTGCAAGAGTCCAGTGAGATGCCATTAGTCAGAGGCAGCACAGCAAAGCCAAAg ACGGAAATGGAGAGACCGGTTGTCGCCCTAGAGGAGGACGCCATGATCAATGCGAGGATGGCTTTGGAGACACAGGACTATGCACCCTCGGGCCCGAACAACCACCACAAGCCACCGGGTTGGAGctga
- the LOC127784734 gene encoding uncharacterized protein LOC127784734 isoform X2, with protein sequence MKDHLMVNVDDLMAPECFETTGAAKNSSGEAAAQAPTTVHTFLAVGESMAPEEEPLLQLVECRICQEEDSIKNLESPCACTGSLKYAHRACVQRWCNEKGDVTCEICHEPYEHGYTAPTRPHPDETTIDISGGWTITGTAFDLHDPRILAVAQNHIMEAEYDDYSATNASTAAFCRSAALVLMALLLLRHALTLTDEDDDDTSAMFSLFLLRAAGFLLPFYIMAWAVSILQRRRQRQVSMLSYRRRLP encoded by the exons aTGAAGGATCATCTAATGGTAAATGTTGATGATCTAATGGCGCCTGAATGCTTTGAGACCACTGGGGCAGCCAAGAATTCATCAGGGGAAGCCGCTGCGCAGGCACCCACTACAGTGCATACCTTTTTGGCAGTTGGAGAAAGCATGGCCCCTGAAGAAGAACCTCTTCTGCAGTTGGTGGAATGTCGCATTTGTCAGGAGGAAGACAGTATAAAAAATCTGGAGAGCCCATGTGCCTGTACTGGCAGTCTAAAG tATGCTCATCGGGCTTGTGTGCAACGATGGTGCAATGAGAAAGGAGATGTAACGTGTGAAATTTGTCATGAG CCATATGAACACGGTTACACTGCACCTACTAGGCCTCATCCTGATGAAACTACCATTGACATCAG TGGTGGCTGGACCATTACTGGTACTGCATTTGACTTGCATGATCCTAGGATCCTTGCAGTTGCACAGAACCACATTATGGAAGCTGAATACGATGATTACTCTGCCACAAATGCCAGCACTGCTGCTTTTTGTCGCTCTGCTGCTCTAGTT TTAATGGCTCTGTTATTATTGAGACATGCGCTGACTCTaactgatgaagatgacgatgataCTTCTGCAATGTTTTCA CTTTTTCTATTGCGTGCTGCTGGATTTCTGCTACCATTCTATATAATGGCTTGGGCAGTGAGTATCTTGCAGCGCCGCAGACAGCGACAGGTCAGTATGTTATCATACAG GAGGCGGCTGCCTTAG
- the LOC127784732 gene encoding uncharacterized protein LOC127784732, producing the protein MRRMRFFALSSSARWLTEEAARVLRDKFQGGICKSEPHRFFSRVERALAAAAMAATASTSGEWLKGALQELRERMGGALELDADLISGLVSFCELAPPPDAADYLANIIGVEAAQDLIQEYLQRRGYIDPLKGNENLQSSNLQPYVKPSAEAGPTQTKKQTRTQKDAAASSSGQSSKNQPETTEPRVASKRGSKKKAVKAISLAEAAKGSIVFKQGKPCSCQARQHNLVSNCLSCGKIVCEQEGEGPCSFCGALVLMEGSTYAGLSDVGIPLSEAEAEAEAYAKRLVDYDRNSAARTKVYDDQSDYFEMEGNSWLSSKEKSDLKKQHGEAQEAAEKDKGKVVVTFDLVGRKVILNKDGATVLESEHRILGPPEEKDQIHRIQANPTIREQPVFIETGPVKPKTDRARQSKRLAKNGLCLEVTGRLQHDDKDPQSFLGGKMKKGDHLAYSSFGQPREGDDFDCSQDFD; encoded by the exons ATGAGAAGGATGCGCTTCTTTGCTCTCAGCTCGAGTGCTCGCTGGCTCACCGAAGAAGCCGCACGTGTCCTTCGGGATAAG TTTCAGGGTGGAATTTGCAAAAGTGAACCACACCGCTTCTTCTCCAGAGTAGAGAGGgctcttgcggcggcggcgatggcggcgacggcgagcacgtCCGGCGAGTGGCTGAAGGGCGCGCTGCAGGAGCTGCGGGAGCGGATGGGTGGCGCGCTGGAGCTCGACGCGGACCTCATCTCGGGCCTCGTCTCCTTCTGCGAGCTCGCGCCTCCGCCCGACGCCGCTGACTACCTCGCG AATATTATTGGAGTAGAAGCTGCTCAGGACCTTATTCAGGAGTACTTGCAGAGGAGGGGTTACATTGATCCATTGAAGGGCAATGAAAACCTACAATCATCAAATCTTCAGCCTTATGTGAAGCCTTCTGCTGAAGCTGGGCCTACCCAAACCAAGAAGCAGACACGCACACAAAAAGATGCAGCAGCATCTTCTTCTGGCCAGAGTTCCAAGAATCAACCAGAGACTACTGAACCCCGAGTTGCCTCCAAGAGAGGTTCAAAAAAGAAAGCAGTAAAGGCCATCTCCCTTGCTGAGGCAGCGAAGGGTTCTATTGTCTTCAAGCAGGGGAAACCTTGTTCATGCCAAGCACGCCAGCACAACCTTGTCAGCAACTGCTTATCATGTGGCAAAATTGTGTGTGAACAAGAGGGTGAGGGACCATGCAGTTTCTGTGGTGCACTTGTTCTAATGGAAGGAAGCACATATGCTGGTTTAAGTGATGTTGGAATTCCTCTTTCGGAAGCAGAAGCTGAAGCTGAAGCGTATGCAAAGAGGCTTGTTGACTATGACAGAAACTCTGCAGCAAGGACTAAAGTTTATGATGATCAAAGTGACTACTTTGAAATGGAAGGAAATAGTTGGCTTTCTTCAAAg GAAAAGTCAGACCTAAAGAAGCAGCACGGGGAAGCTCAGGAAGCAGCTGAAAAGGATAAAGGGAAAGTGGTCGTCACATTTGATTTGGTGGGCCGCAAG GTAATTTTGAACAAGGATGGAGCCACCGTGTTGGAATCCGAGCACCGGATCTTGGGACCACCTGAAGAGAAGGATCAGATCCAccgcatacaagccaaccccaCAATCAGAGAGCAGCCCGTGTTCATCGAAACAGGGCCAGTGAAGCCAAAAACTGACAGAGCTCGACAGAGCAAGAGACTCGCCAAGAATGGCCTGTGCCTGGAGGTAACTGGGAGGCTGCAGCACGATGACAAGGACCCCCAGAGCTTCCTGGGTGGCAAGATGAAGAAGGGTGATCATCTGGCGTACAGTTCTTTCGGCCAACCCCGTGAAGGGGACGACTTCGACTGCTCCCAAGATTTTGATTGA
- the LOC127784150 gene encoding uncharacterized protein LOC127784150, which translates to MAKPRLLALLLLAALLLALSFSHGEAKDVQLVKPARRYGRWRSALQAGDGMVSTVADYSDPKPNTNPRGGVLPPTDPNSPPAH; encoded by the exons ATGGCGAAGCCGAGGctgctcgccctcctcctcctcgccgccctcctcctcgccctctccTTCTCGCACG GGGAAGCGAAGGACGTGCAGCTGGTGAAGCCAGCGCGCCGCTACGGGCGGTGGCGCTCGGCCCTCCAGGCCGGCGATGGGATGGTGTCGACGGTGGCGGACTACTCCGATCCCAAGCCCAACACCAACCCCCGCGGCGGCGTGCTCCCCCCGACCGACCCcaactcgccgccggcgcactga
- the LOC127784127 gene encoding pentatricopeptide repeat-containing protein At2g36730-like, with protein MQMQVSSGPGPLGPTATAACAFPHDQIAVGRRAPPRNLHGMGALHLHALIAGGGAATTAPHLRQIHGHLLTSGRFPSLGPVLLRRLISLPNPHLHLAHRLLLSLPSPSLDLFNLLLPPLASSPDPSTAAALFLRLRRGGLRPDAHTLPHVLKALARLAPGSLPVVGSVHSEAVKDGLASAVVYVPNALMAAYSACGQLERAVQVFDEMPRRTVVSWNTALTACAGNGRHELCVELFAEMLEAGSVPDPTTFVVMLSAAAELGNLALGKWAHGQVVSRRLDMTLQLGTAAVNMYSKCGAVSYALRLFERMPTRNVWTWTAMIIGFAQNGLAQEALELFDRMKLSKIIPNYVTFLGLLCACSHAGLVDEGRRFFHEMQHVYGIVPMMTHYSAMVDVLGRNGLLQEAYDFVVGMPVEADPVVWRTLLAACQLHSSKDCIEIIDKVQGKLLELEPRRSGNYVMVSNIYCEIGSWDEAAKARRVMREGGMKKVAGESCVEVGGRVHRFVFGDDSCPEFHGACRILHELNLNMRKCEPIDPILFTDDAD; from the coding sequence atGCAGATGCAAGTATCGAGCGGGCCGGGCCCGTTAGGCCCAACAGCAACCGCAGCGTGTGCTTTCCCCCACGACCAAATCGCCGTCGgccgtcgcgcgccgccgcgcaacCTCCATGGAATGGGCgctctccacctccacgccctcatcgccggcggcggcgccgccaccaccgccccccaTCTCCGGCAGATCCACGGCCATCTCCTCACCTCcggccgcttcccctccctcggccccgtcctcctccgccgcctcattTCGCTACCCAatccccacctccacctcgcccaccgtctcctcctctccctcccctccccatcccTCGACCTCTTCAACCTCCTCCTTCCCccgctcgcctcctcgccggacccctccaccgccgccgccctcttcctccgcctccgccgcggggGTCTCCGCCCCGACGCGCACACGCTCCCGCACGTCCTCAAGGCGCTCGCGCGCCTCGCCCCGGGATCCCTCCCCGTTGTCGGATCCGTGCACTCGGAGGCCGTCAAGGACGGCCTCGCCTCCGCGGTGGTGTACGTCCCGAACGCGCTCATGGCCGCGTACTCGGCCTGCGGGCAACTGGAGCGCGCCGtgcaggtgttcgacgaaatgccgcgCCGGACCGTCGTGTCCTGGAATACCGCGCTCACCGCCTGCGCGGGCAACGGCCGCCACGAGCTGTGCGTCGAGCTGTTCGCGGAGATGCTAGAGGCTGGTTCCGTGCCGGACCCGACCACGTTCGTGGTCATGCTGTCCGCCGCGGCCGAGCTGGGCAACCTGGCGCTCGGCAAGTGGGCGCATGGACAGGTTGTTTCCCGGAGGCTGGACATGACGCTTCAGCTTGGGACGGCGGCAGTGAACATGTACTCCAAGTGTGGCGCGGTGAGTTATGCCCTGCGCTTGTTCGAGAGGATGCCCACGAGGAATGTCTGGACATGGACTGCCATGATCATAGGGTTTGCGCAGAATGGTTTGGCTCAGGAAGCGCTGGAGCTGTTTGACAGGATGAAACTCTCAAAGATCATACCCAATTATGTCACATTTCTTGGTCTGCTTTGTGCATGTAGCCATGCTGGCCTGGTTGATGAGGGGCGCCGGTTCTTCCACGAAATGCAGCATGTTTATGGTATCGTGCCGATGATGACGCACTACAGCGCCATGGTTGATGTCCTAGGCCGCAACGGTCTTCTCCAGGAAGCTTATGACTTTGTTGTAGGAATGCCAGTCGAGGCTGACCCAGTTGTGTGGAGGACATTATTGGCAGCCTGCCAGCTGCATAGCTCCAAGGACTGCATTGAGATCATTGACAAGGTGCAGGGCAAACTACTGGAGCTAGAGCCCCGGAGAAGCGGGAACTACGTCATGGTTTCAAACATCTACTGCGAAATTGGATCATGGGACGAGGCAGCGAAGGCAAGGAGGGTGATGAGGGAAGGAGGGATGAAGAAGGTTGCGGGAGAGAGTTGTGTTGAGGTGGGAGGACGGGTGCATCGGTTCGTCTTCGGGGATGATTCTTGCCCTGAATTTCATGGGGCTTGTAGGATTCTCCATGAATTGAATCTCAACATGAGAAAATGTGAACCTATTGACCCAATCTTATTTACTGATGATGCTGACTAG